Proteins encoded together in one Synechococcus sp. A15-62 window:
- a CDS encoding metalloregulator ArsR/SmtB family transcription factor, whose protein sequence is MSASAPASTRDAVLSLLLERGEEDAGTLAGAVGISVQAMRRHLRSLADSGLVRASSNARGPGRPSNRWCLTDEGRAQFPDGSGRFALGLLDSMRSHLPEATVRQLLNQQAESKASQYRQSLGEASLEARLEHLARLRRDEGYVTVCSRDDDGISWRLEEAHCSVQRIAEEFPAVCDQELLLIRRTVPDCLVERVHWRLEGGHACGFRITPLAQG, encoded by the coding sequence ATGAGCGCCTCGGCCCCCGCCAGCACCCGCGACGCCGTGCTCTCCCTGCTGCTGGAGCGCGGGGAGGAGGACGCTGGCACCCTCGCAGGGGCCGTGGGCATTTCCGTGCAGGCCATGCGGCGGCACCTGCGCTCCCTTGCCGACAGCGGCCTGGTCCGCGCCAGCAGCAATGCCAGAGGTCCAGGTCGTCCCAGCAACCGCTGGTGCCTCACCGACGAAGGACGGGCCCAGTTCCCCGATGGCAGCGGCCGCTTCGCCCTCGGCCTGCTGGATTCGATGCGCAGCCATCTCCCCGAAGCGACTGTGCGCCAGCTGCTCAATCAGCAGGCGGAATCGAAAGCAAGCCAATACAGGCAAAGCCTCGGCGAAGCCTCCCTGGAGGCTCGACTCGAACATCTGGCGCGGCTGCGGCGCGACGAGGGTTACGTAACCGTTTGCAGCCGGGACGACGACGGCATCAGCTGGCGGCTCGAGGAAGCCCACTGTTCTGTGCAGCGCATTGCCGAAGAATTCCCTGCGGTCTGCGACCAGGAATTGCTGCTGATTCGCCGCACCGTGCCGGACTGCCTGGTGGAACGGGTGCATTGGCGGCTCGAGGGGGGCCACGCCTGCGGGTTCCGCATCACCCCTTTGGCGCAGGGCTGA
- a CDS encoding phycobiliprotein lyase, with translation MLEISDALSFFRLSCGRWTSQRSQHHLLHRRAEAGASFIVVEELLKGDERLAEIAERNNASVEQIVGGCWVRWSGSMAWDRAGESHEDQTMFGLIPEDETGRCGLLLRDRGYAEKAPVEGQFRMDDENGLILTTDYEMMSSLERFWFASENVRLRTSTVQGLSNNASFCIETRQLDDVGQTSPAMASKGAALAPFGW, from the coding sequence ATGCTTGAGATCTCGGACGCCCTCAGCTTCTTTCGCCTGAGCTGTGGCCGCTGGACCTCACAGCGCAGCCAACACCACCTGCTGCATCGACGGGCCGAAGCCGGCGCCTCCTTCATCGTGGTGGAGGAACTGCTGAAGGGCGACGAGCGGCTCGCGGAGATCGCCGAGCGCAACAACGCCAGCGTCGAGCAGATCGTGGGCGGATGCTGGGTGCGCTGGAGTGGATCGATGGCCTGGGATCGCGCCGGTGAATCCCATGAAGACCAGACCATGTTCGGACTGATCCCCGAGGATGAAACAGGGCGATGCGGACTGCTGCTGCGGGATCGCGGCTACGCCGAGAAAGCGCCGGTGGAGGGCCAGTTCCGCATGGATGACGAAAACGGCCTGATCCTCACCACGGATTACGAAATGATGAGCTCCCTGGAGCGCTTCTGGTTCGCCAGCGAGAACGTGCGGCTTCGCACCAGCACAGTGCAAGGGCTCTCCAACAACGCCTCCTTCTGCATTGAGACCCGGCAACTGGATGACGTTGGTCAGACCAGCCCAGCGATGGCTTCGAAGGGAGCCGCTCTCGCTCCCTTCGGCTGGTAA
- a CDS encoding phycobilisome rod-core linker polypeptide produces MDAVARVAIPLLEYAPITQNSLRSGVPNLRVGSEEGSRAYSLEIADDRDNFDTVVEAGYRQIFFHAFKTDRDVNLESQLKDGQITVRDFIRGLLLSDTFKRAFYGFNSNYKVVRHLCERILGRKVNGKGEELSWSIVIATKGLEGLVDVLLDSAEYLDAFGYDTVPYQRNRVLPGRELGDTPFNITTPRYDEYYRNILGFPQLVFTGGPAKRLPERAKIKKGGSPQDYVAWVSEIGNPRRVGPSTSADMDYLTKVPYRTIGR; encoded by the coding sequence GTGGATGCTGTAGCTCGCGTGGCCATTCCTCTTCTGGAGTACGCACCGATCACTCAGAACTCTCTGAGATCAGGTGTTCCGAACCTTCGTGTCGGCTCCGAGGAGGGATCCCGGGCTTATTCCCTGGAAATTGCAGACGATCGAGACAACTTCGACACCGTCGTGGAAGCCGGCTATCGGCAGATTTTCTTCCACGCCTTCAAAACGGATCGGGACGTCAACCTCGAGTCCCAGCTGAAGGATGGCCAGATCACCGTTCGCGATTTCATTCGCGGCCTGCTGCTCTCGGACACGTTCAAGCGCGCCTTCTACGGCTTCAACAGCAATTACAAAGTTGTCCGTCACCTCTGCGAGAGGATCCTTGGCCGCAAAGTGAACGGCAAGGGCGAAGAGCTCTCCTGGTCCATCGTGATTGCGACCAAAGGCCTGGAAGGTCTGGTGGATGTTCTGCTCGACAGCGCCGAGTACCTCGACGCCTTCGGCTACGACACGGTTCCTTACCAACGCAACCGCGTGCTTCCTGGCCGCGAGCTCGGTGACACTCCCTTCAACATCACCACCCCCCGCTACGACGAGTACTACCGGAACATTCTTGGCTTCCCCCAACTCGTTTTTACTGGCGGGCCTGCCAAGAGGCTGCCAGAACGCGCGAAGATCAAAAAGGGTGGGTCTCCGCAGGACTACGTGGCCTGGGTGAGCGAAATCGGCAATCCCCGCCGAGTCGGCCCAAGCACCAGCGCCGATATGGACTACCTGACCAAGGTGCCGTATCGCACCATCGGCCGCTGA
- a CDS encoding DUF4912 domain-containing protein: MSQTLSSLARLTLRQLRQIASDLGVPLYSRKSKETLVDEVAQRQQKRGGDLKAIEAELNAPAMDSSETRVVFLPRDPQWAYVFWEISDTDRKVAQKDGASRLCLRLADVTGMQDGNAHPHTLQEVPVDSHSTEWYLPVPLCDRDYRVELGYRIGSNWMSLAFSSVARVPALHPSEQILDQFVPFSLDAAPAEPVATPVAPIESSNSGLHERLYQSATVHYQRRRVGSEEFQEGFDTSADTSGLNDSGAGLWASGRNESGIGGIAPRQRSFWLVADAELIVYGATDPSARLTIGGEEVPLSTDGTFRIQVPFRDGQQMYAIEATASDGEQKRNITLNFERQTPEDNSNPASEARAEWF, from the coding sequence GTGTCCCAAACCCTGTCATCACTGGCACGTCTCACCCTTCGTCAACTGCGTCAGATTGCTAGCGACTTAGGGGTGCCGCTCTACAGCCGCAAAAGCAAGGAGACCCTGGTCGACGAGGTTGCTCAGCGTCAGCAGAAGCGTGGTGGAGACCTGAAGGCCATTGAGGCGGAGCTCAACGCACCAGCCATGGACAGCAGTGAGACCCGCGTAGTGTTCCTGCCCCGTGATCCCCAGTGGGCCTACGTGTTCTGGGAGATTTCGGACACCGACCGGAAGGTGGCCCAGAAAGATGGCGCCAGCCGGCTCTGCCTGCGCTTGGCTGACGTGACCGGCATGCAGGACGGCAACGCCCATCCGCACACGTTGCAGGAAGTGCCCGTCGACAGCCACAGCACCGAGTGGTACTTGCCTGTTCCTCTCTGTGACAGGGATTATCGGGTTGAGCTGGGATACCGCATCGGCTCCAACTGGATGTCGTTGGCCTTCTCTTCAGTGGCCCGCGTTCCTGCTCTCCACCCCAGCGAGCAGATCCTTGATCAGTTCGTGCCCTTCAGCCTTGATGCAGCCCCGGCCGAACCGGTTGCAACTCCCGTCGCACCAATTGAGTCCAGCAATAGTGGTCTGCATGAGCGGCTCTACCAAAGCGCCACGGTTCACTATCAGAGACGTCGGGTTGGCTCTGAAGAATTCCAGGAAGGCTTCGACACTTCAGCTGACACCTCCGGCTTGAACGACTCAGGTGCGGGACTCTGGGCCAGCGGCCGTAACGAATCGGGCATTGGTGGCATAGCTCCTCGCCAACGATCCTTCTGGCTGGTGGCTGACGCGGAACTGATTGTCTACGGCGCCACCGACCCTTCGGCCCGTCTCACCATCGGCGGAGAAGAAGTGCCTCTTTCAACCGACGGCACCTTCCGGATTCAAGTGCCCTTCCGCGATGGCCAGCAGATGTACGCCATCGAAGCCACCGCTTCCGATGGAGAGCAAAAGCGCAACATCACGCTCAACTTTGAGCGCCAGACGCCCGAAGACAACAGCAACCCTGCAAGCGAAGCTCGCGCCGAGTGGTTCTGA
- a CDS encoding phospholipase D-like domain-containing protein, with amino-acid sequence MLKNTLGWIAAVLLCSGCSQAGSVVGKAPPDLTRPHQIDVAFNHNARSRYRSPLTGDWRNGDDMEAWLIDAIDGANEEVLVAVQELSLPKIAQALIAAQQRGVQVAVVLENNYSQAWSKLRPSRLNRRGRQRWHQLNKLADSNGDGSTSSEEAVLGDAIALLQAATIPLIDDTEDGSGGSGLMHHKFLVIDQTTVITGSANLTSSSLHGDTGRPSSRGNVNHLLQINSPELALVFRQEFAQMWGDGPGGAQDSRFGLQKTKGSVQTVQVGDIRVDVLFSPHPKKDRNHGLNLLAEQLKAAKKSIDMALFVFSAQQLTNALREQMKQGVEIRLVADPGFASRPFSEVLDLLGGHPSRSHLQGRSWQSPTGAGPERDRHPSPRPWRQAAPQVRRDR; translated from the coding sequence ATGCTGAAGAACACGCTGGGATGGATAGCAGCTGTTCTTCTCTGCAGTGGCTGCAGCCAGGCTGGATCGGTCGTAGGCAAAGCCCCGCCCGATCTGACGAGGCCCCATCAGATCGACGTGGCCTTCAACCACAACGCCAGATCGCGCTACCGATCACCCCTCACAGGGGACTGGCGCAATGGTGACGACATGGAGGCATGGCTGATTGACGCCATTGATGGCGCCAACGAAGAGGTGCTGGTGGCCGTTCAAGAGCTCAGCCTTCCGAAGATTGCCCAAGCGCTGATCGCTGCACAACAGCGAGGCGTTCAAGTTGCCGTGGTGCTGGAGAACAACTACAGCCAGGCCTGGAGCAAACTCCGGCCCAGCCGATTGAACCGGCGGGGCAGGCAACGCTGGCATCAGTTGAACAAACTGGCCGACAGCAATGGAGATGGCAGCACAAGTTCAGAGGAAGCCGTTCTCGGGGATGCCATTGCGCTACTCCAAGCGGCAACCATTCCACTGATTGACGACACCGAAGACGGGAGCGGCGGAAGCGGCTTGATGCACCACAAGTTTCTGGTGATCGACCAAACAACAGTGATTACAGGCAGCGCCAATCTCACCAGCTCCAGCCTCCACGGTGATACGGGGCGGCCCTCAAGCCGCGGCAATGTGAATCACCTGCTGCAAATCAACAGCCCTGAGCTGGCCTTGGTGTTCCGCCAGGAATTCGCCCAGATGTGGGGAGATGGCCCCGGCGGCGCGCAGGACAGTCGTTTTGGTCTGCAGAAAACAAAGGGAAGCGTGCAAACCGTGCAGGTGGGGGACATCCGCGTGGATGTGCTTTTTTCACCCCATCCTAAGAAGGATCGGAATCACGGGCTCAACCTGTTGGCAGAGCAATTGAAAGCCGCAAAAAAGAGCATTGATATGGCCCTGTTTGTGTTCTCTGCACAGCAACTCACCAACGCGCTGCGGGAGCAAATGAAGCAAGGCGTTGAGATCAGGCTGGTTGCGGATCCGGGGTTTGCAAGCCGCCCGTTTTCAGAAGTGCTCGATCTACTGGGGGGTCACCCTTCCAGATCACACCTGCAAGGTAGAAGCTGGCAATCGCCCACTGGAGCAGGGCCTGAAAGGGATCGGCACCCCTCGCCTCGCCCGTGGCGACAAGCTGCACCACAAGTTCGTCGTGATCGATAA
- a CDS encoding phospholipase D-like domain-containing protein has protein sequence MIDNKTVVTGSFNWSPSAAHTNDETLLVIHSPQLAKHFTREMDRLWETAELGITPHLQRKLDRQKIRCRDGVLRR, from the coding sequence GTGATCGATAACAAAACCGTAGTCACAGGATCCTTCAACTGGTCGCCCTCAGCTGCTCACACCAATGACGAAACCCTGCTGGTGATCCACTCACCCCAACTCGCGAAACACTTCACCCGCGAAATGGATCGCCTTTGGGAGACCGCTGAACTTGGGATCACACCGCACCTCCAACGCAAACTCGATCGTCAAAAGATTCGATGCAGAGACGGGGTACTGAGAAGATGA
- a CDS encoding bifunctional 2-polyprenyl-6-hydroxyphenol methylase/3-demethylubiquinol 3-O-methyltransferase UbiG, protein MVENLIKKAKQSRAAFREYLPIIGCYTPIHSITTQEDINKYPINSDENKAFIDTQYNEVETEKSIKARLNGSNEITDKISLAVQKMYEENPYPQYKHADHTHPHFAKPTAEFISLETTIANPSFNHELLAPNSRPKILIARCGTGNQVINASRYKNAQITAIDISKNSLSYAARKSQDYKMQNVQLRQLDILDARMLPNSYDVIECSGVLHHMQDPATGLAALNSKLKPGGYIKIGLYSKLARHNVTAARELIKSLGIQSTPEGIRDFRRRIFNDGQHELKNLSILVNDFYSLSECRDLCFHVQEHQFTTESLQKLLEAENLEFCCFMVPETIKMAYHRSFPEDTNGTSLSSWGEFENNNPSTFQSMYQFWAYKRL, encoded by the coding sequence TTGGTTGAGAATCTGATTAAAAAAGCCAAGCAAAGCAGAGCAGCTTTCAGGGAATATTTGCCCATTATTGGCTGCTATACACCCATCCATAGCATCACCACTCAAGAAGACATCAACAAGTACCCCATCAATAGCGACGAGAACAAGGCCTTCATCGACACCCAATACAACGAGGTCGAAACAGAGAAGAGCATCAAAGCCCGACTCAATGGCAGCAATGAAATAACCGACAAGATCTCACTTGCAGTCCAGAAGATGTACGAAGAAAATCCATACCCTCAATACAAACACGCAGACCACACCCATCCTCATTTCGCAAAACCAACAGCTGAATTCATCTCCTTAGAAACAACCATTGCGAATCCCTCGTTCAACCATGAACTCTTGGCGCCCAACTCCAGGCCAAAGATCCTGATTGCCAGATGCGGAACTGGAAACCAAGTGATTAACGCCAGCCGCTACAAAAATGCGCAAATCACAGCCATAGACATCAGCAAGAACAGCCTGTCGTATGCAGCTAGAAAATCGCAGGACTACAAGATGCAGAACGTTCAGCTCCGGCAACTTGATATTCTTGATGCAAGAATGCTTCCAAATAGCTACGACGTTATTGAATGCAGCGGCGTTCTGCATCACATGCAAGATCCGGCCACTGGACTGGCAGCACTCAACAGCAAACTGAAGCCAGGTGGCTACATCAAGATCGGCCTATACAGCAAACTTGCCAGACATAACGTGACAGCAGCACGAGAGCTGATCAAGAGCCTGGGCATTCAAAGCACGCCAGAGGGCATCAGAGATTTTCGCAGACGAATATTCAACGATGGTCAGCACGAACTGAAAAACTTATCGATCCTTGTGAATGACTTCTATTCGCTCTCCGAATGCCGCGATCTTTGCTTTCACGTTCAAGAGCATCAATTCACCACAGAGAGCCTGCAAAAACTCTTAGAGGCCGAAAATCTGGAATTTTGCTGCTTCATGGTGCCAGAAACAATCAAGATGGCATACCACCGCTCTTTTCCAGAGGACACCAATGGAACATCACTGAGCAGTTGGGGAGAATTCGAGAACAACAATCCATCCACTTTTCAAAGCATGTATCAATTCTGGGCTTACAAACGGTTGTAG
- a CDS encoding alpha-D-glucose phosphate-specific phosphoglucomutase: MTASAPAQPTQRQVRLDAPFTDQKPGTSGLRKSSRQFEEPHYLESFIEASFRTLPGVQGGTLVLGGDGRYGNRRAIDVILRMGAAHGLSKVIVTTGGVLSTPAASNLIRQRKAIGGIILSASHNPGGENGDFGVKVNGANGGPTPASFTDAVFECTKTLEQYTIVEAPVIPLDAPGLHSIGAMQVEVIDGVDDFVALMQELFNFDQIRDLIRNDFPLAFDAMHAVTGPYATRLFEELLGAPAGSVRNGTPLEDFGNGHPDPNLTYAHDLAALLLEGDDYRFGAACDGDGDRNMILGQRCFVNPSDSLAVLTANATLAPAYANGLAGVARSMPTSAAVDVVAKELGIDCFETPTGWKFFGNLLDAGKITLCGEESFGTGSNHVREKDGLWAVLFWLQILADRRCSVAEIMEEHWKRFGRHYYSRHDYEAVASDAAHGLYERLESMLPNLVGQAFAGREISTADNFSYTDPVDGSVTTGQGLRILLDDGSRVVVRLSGTGTKGATIRIYLESYMSNSGDLNQDPQMALAEMISAINDLAEIKQRTGMDHPTVIT; the protein is encoded by the coding sequence ATGACCGCCTCGGCCCCTGCGCAACCGACCCAACGCCAGGTGCGCCTGGACGCTCCCTTCACCGACCAGAAGCCTGGGACGTCCGGCCTACGCAAGAGCAGTCGCCAGTTCGAAGAGCCCCATTACCTCGAGAGTTTCATCGAAGCATCATTCCGCACACTTCCGGGTGTGCAGGGCGGCACCCTGGTTCTTGGCGGAGACGGCCGTTACGGCAACCGCCGGGCCATTGATGTGATTCTGCGGATGGGCGCCGCCCATGGCCTCAGCAAGGTGATCGTCACCACCGGCGGCGTCCTCTCAACGCCTGCCGCCTCCAACCTGATCCGGCAGCGCAAAGCCATCGGCGGAATCATCCTGTCCGCCAGCCACAACCCCGGTGGTGAGAACGGCGACTTCGGCGTCAAGGTCAACGGCGCCAACGGTGGGCCTACCCCTGCCTCCTTCACCGATGCGGTGTTTGAGTGCACCAAGACCCTGGAGCAGTACACGATTGTTGAGGCGCCAGTCATCCCTCTGGATGCCCCTGGGCTGCACAGCATCGGCGCGATGCAGGTGGAGGTGATCGACGGCGTCGATGATTTCGTTGCCCTGATGCAGGAGCTGTTCAACTTCGATCAGATCCGCGATCTGATCCGCAACGATTTCCCGCTGGCCTTTGATGCCATGCATGCCGTCACCGGGCCCTACGCCACCCGCTTGTTTGAGGAGCTTCTGGGTGCGCCGGCGGGGAGCGTACGTAATGGCACCCCCCTAGAAGACTTCGGCAACGGTCACCCCGACCCCAACCTCACCTACGCCCACGACCTGGCTGCATTGCTGCTCGAGGGTGACGACTACCGCTTCGGCGCCGCCTGCGACGGTGATGGCGATCGCAACATGATCCTCGGCCAGCGCTGCTTTGTGAACCCCAGCGACAGCCTCGCCGTGCTCACCGCCAACGCCACGCTGGCTCCGGCCTATGCCAACGGTCTGGCGGGTGTAGCCCGCTCGATGCCCACCAGCGCTGCGGTGGATGTGGTGGCCAAGGAGCTGGGGATTGACTGCTTCGAAACCCCAACGGGCTGGAAATTCTTCGGCAACCTGCTGGATGCCGGCAAGATCACCCTCTGCGGTGAAGAGAGCTTCGGCACCGGCAGCAACCACGTGCGCGAAAAAGACGGCCTCTGGGCTGTGCTGTTCTGGCTGCAGATCCTGGCCGATCGCCGCTGCAGCGTGGCCGAGATCATGGAAGAACACTGGAAGCGCTTCGGACGCCACTACTACTCCCGTCACGACTACGAGGCCGTCGCAAGTGATGCCGCCCATGGTCTCTACGAACGCCTCGAATCCATGCTGCCAAACCTGGTGGGCCAAGCCTTTGCCGGACGCGAAATCAGCACAGCTGACAACTTCAGCTACACCGATCCGGTTGATGGTTCTGTGACAACGGGCCAGGGTTTGCGCATCCTTTTGGACGACGGCAGCCGAGTGGTCGTGCGTCTCTCCGGAACAGGCACCAAGGGCGCCACGATCCGGATCTACCTGGAGAGCTATATGTCCAACAGTGGCGATCTCAACCAGGACCCCCAGATGGCTCTGGCCGAGATGATCAGTGCTATCAACGATTTGGCGGAAATCAAGCAGCGCACGGGCATGGATCACCCAACCGTGATCACCTGA
- a CDS encoding efflux RND transporter permease subunit: MSASNNFITRPVLSTVCSLLIVIVGLIAIPILPIENLPDIAPPTVKVQATYVGADAVAVEQGVTSVLEQQINGVENMDFITSNSSSDGVSSISVSFDSGTDGNINQVNVQNRVSLAEPQLPEEVRKSGVTVNKASNSILLVYNFVNEDPAKTEYSVETISGYLDKNLTDNVKRVKGVGDVTYFGNRKIAFRLWLDPEKLTANNLTATDVVNQLQSQNRLVPAGKVGGAPAPEGQEYTFTVQLQGRLTSIREFENIILRTTDAGGLVRFKDVGRVELGGETYGIDAMDLKGTPSVGIAIYQLSGSNAIEVSNGVKEVLGEFEQTLPVGLGVQKIYDTTDFINQSIKGVTNSLRDAVILVVLILFLFLQNWKATLVPAIAIPVALIGTFALVLAFGFSLNQLTLFGLVLATGLVVDDAITVVEDTSAKKAEGMTSVQAAMETMDELFGAVIATSLVKMAVFLPVLFFPGATGTIYKQFAATILFSIGISTFNALTFSPMLSALLLSRETKELSRNQYATAGVVLGFIYGLLSAGNGAAAALIPTVIGAVVGFIAGKISGLPLRLPFTAGGAAVGVITTGVIVSNPIPVVLFTAIGGGVGYFIPVIFTNFNRLYGGFEKRYASILDAVLKARPIVMAALAAGILLTGFAFTRIPGGFVPIEDQGYAIGFVQAPEGGSNEKTLAINRQVAEVLRSEEDIASAALFSGASLDGNAPNKGLFFIGMNHWDERPGKDHTVGAVVKRLNAKLYGAIDGGRVFVVEPPSIPGYGTGGGFEFQLLDQSSGVYSLNEFFGSAQQIIQTANSDSVLNQVYTLFSPQAPQYKIDVDREQMASLGVDFASAMSSFSVNFGGRYVNDTFQEGKVRRVYVQADEVSRATPQRLSAIYVANAKGEQIPLSEFFTVKQTVGPSVIPHFNLYRSIKIDGTPKEGNSSGQAIGAMKQIFNAGSYQGLGFDWTGISREEVKAGSLAVVIFALGILAVFLVLSAQYESYTDPIIILLTVPTALLGALVFLGGAGQVLNIYAQVGLVMLIGLAGGNAILIVDLANQKMGEGESALEAAKFSAKSRLRPILMTAISSLTGFLPLMLASGAGAQSQSSLGLVVFGGLLVATFLSTLVVPVFYVVMKTLLGEADAKAPEDGPTPTPQPS; encoded by the coding sequence ATGTCTGCTTCCAATAACTTCATCACCCGGCCGGTTCTCAGCACGGTCTGCAGCCTGCTGATCGTGATCGTTGGTTTGATCGCGATTCCGATCCTTCCGATCGAAAACCTTCCCGACATTGCCCCTCCCACGGTGAAGGTGCAGGCCACCTACGTGGGCGCTGACGCCGTTGCCGTTGAGCAAGGGGTCACCTCTGTGCTCGAGCAGCAGATCAACGGGGTGGAGAACATGGACTTCATTACCTCCAATAGCTCGTCGGATGGTGTGAGTTCGATTTCCGTGTCGTTCGACAGCGGCACCGACGGCAACATCAACCAGGTGAACGTGCAGAACCGCGTTTCCCTGGCGGAACCTCAGCTGCCGGAGGAGGTGCGCAAGTCGGGTGTGACGGTGAACAAGGCCTCCAACTCGATCCTGCTCGTCTACAACTTCGTCAACGAAGACCCCGCCAAAACCGAATACTCGGTGGAGACGATCAGCGGTTATCTCGACAAGAACCTCACCGACAACGTCAAACGGGTGAAGGGCGTCGGCGATGTCACCTACTTCGGTAACCGCAAGATCGCCTTCCGCCTCTGGCTTGATCCCGAGAAGCTGACCGCGAACAACCTCACGGCCACCGATGTGGTCAACCAGTTACAAAGTCAGAACCGTCTGGTGCCTGCTGGCAAGGTCGGCGGCGCCCCCGCCCCTGAGGGCCAGGAATACACCTTCACTGTGCAACTTCAGGGACGTCTGACCAGCATTAGGGAATTCGAGAACATCATTCTCAGAACCACCGATGCCGGAGGCTTGGTGCGGTTCAAGGATGTGGGCCGCGTTGAGCTCGGCGGTGAGACCTACGGCATTGATGCCATGGATCTCAAAGGCACACCTTCGGTTGGCATTGCGATCTACCAGCTCTCCGGAAGTAATGCCATTGAGGTTTCCAATGGCGTCAAGGAGGTGCTGGGTGAGTTCGAGCAAACCCTGCCGGTTGGCCTCGGGGTGCAGAAGATTTACGACACCACCGACTTCATCAACCAGTCGATCAAAGGTGTGACCAATTCCCTACGGGACGCGGTGATCCTGGTGGTGCTGATCCTGTTTTTGTTCCTGCAGAACTGGAAAGCCACGCTTGTGCCCGCGATTGCGATTCCGGTGGCCTTGATCGGCACCTTCGCCCTGGTGCTGGCCTTCGGCTTCTCGCTCAACCAGCTCACTCTGTTTGGTCTTGTGCTGGCCACTGGCCTTGTGGTGGATGACGCCATCACCGTGGTGGAAGACACCTCCGCCAAGAAGGCGGAAGGGATGACCTCGGTGCAGGCCGCCATGGAAACCATGGATGAGCTGTTCGGGGCTGTGATCGCCACCTCCCTGGTGAAGATGGCGGTGTTCCTGCCGGTTCTGTTTTTTCCGGGTGCCACCGGCACCATCTACAAGCAGTTCGCCGCCACGATCCTTTTCTCGATCGGCATCTCCACGTTCAACGCCCTCACCTTCTCGCCGATGCTGTCGGCCCTCCTGTTGTCTCGGGAGACCAAGGAGCTCAGCCGCAATCAGTACGCCACGGCCGGTGTGGTGCTTGGTTTCATTTACGGCTTACTCAGTGCTGGCAATGGAGCTGCAGCAGCGTTGATCCCAACAGTGATCGGTGCAGTGGTGGGCTTCATCGCCGGCAAGATCAGCGGTCTGCCCCTGCGGCTTCCCTTCACCGCCGGTGGTGCTGCGGTGGGTGTGATCACCACCGGAGTGATCGTCTCCAATCCGATCCCGGTGGTGTTGTTCACCGCCATTGGAGGAGGCGTTGGCTACTTCATCCCGGTGATCTTCACCAACTTCAACCGTTTGTATGGCGGCTTTGAGAAGCGCTACGCGTCGATCCTCGACGCCGTGCTCAAGGCCCGTCCGATTGTGATGGCGGCCCTGGCGGCCGGCATTCTGCTGACGGGATTCGCCTTCACCCGCATTCCTGGTGGATTCGTGCCGATCGAAGATCAGGGCTACGCCATCGGTTTCGTTCAGGCTCCTGAGGGTGGATCGAACGAGAAAACCCTGGCGATCAACCGTCAGGTGGCGGAGGTTTTGCGCTCCGAGGAAGACATCGCATCAGCGGCTCTGTTCAGCGGCGCCAGCCTCGATGGAAACGCTCCCAATAAGGGCCTGTTCTTCATCGGCATGAACCACTGGGATGAGCGGCCCGGCAAGGATCACACCGTGGGAGCGGTGGTGAAGCGTCTCAACGCCAAGTTGTACGGCGCGATTGATGGGGGGCGTGTGTTTGTTGTGGAGCCTCCTTCGATTCCCGGTTATGGCACCGGTGGTGGCTTTGAGTTCCAGCTGCTCGACCAGAGCAGCGGTGTGTATTCGTTGAATGAGTTTTTCGGATCTGCTCAGCAGATCATTCAGACGGCGAACAGCGATTCCGTTCTCAATCAGGTTTACACGCTGTTCTCCCCCCAGGCTCCGCAATACAAGATCGATGTGGATCGGGAGCAGATGGCTTCGCTCGGTGTCGATTTCGCCTCGGCGATGTCTTCGTTCAGCGTCAACTTCGGTGGGCGCTATGTGAACGACACCTTCCAGGAGGGCAAGGTGCGCAGGGTGTATGTGCAGGCCGATGAGGTCAGCCGGGCTACCCCGCAGCGTCTGTCGGCGATCTACGTCGCCAATGCCAAGGGCGAGCAGATTCCTCTCTCGGAGTTCTTCACGGTGAAGCAGACGGTGGGGCCCAGCGTCATTCCCCACTTCAACCTTTACCGCTCGATCAAGATCGACGGCACTCCCAAGGAGGGCAACAGTTCAGGACAGGCAATCGGGGCGATGAAGCAGATCTTCAACGCTGGCAGTTATCAGGGTCTTGGTTTCGACTGGACTGGTATCTCCCGCGAAGAAGTGAAGGCCGGATCCCTTGCGGTGGTGATCTTCGCGCTCGGCATCCTGGCGGTGTTCCTGGTGCTGTCGGCTCAGTACGAGAGCTACACCGACCCGATCATCATCCTGCTGACGGTGCCGACGGCGTTGCTGGGTGCCCTGGTGTTCCTCGGCGGTGCCGGCCAGGTGCTCAACATCTATGCCCAGGTGGGCCTTGTGATGCTGATCGGTCTGGCGGGAGGTAACGCGATTCTGATCGTCGACCTGGCCAATCAGAAGATGGGTGAGGGCGAGTCAGCGCTGGAGGCTGCCAAGTTCTCCGCCAAGTCGCGTTTGCGGCCGATTTTGATGACGGCGATCTCTTCCCTCACTGGATTCCTGCCCCTGATGCTAGCCAGTGGTGCTGGAGCTCAGAGTCAGTCGTCCCTTGGTCTGGTGGTGTTCGGTGGTCTGTTGGTGGCCACCTTCCTCTCCACCCTTGTGGTCCCTGTCTTCTACGTCGTGATGAAGACGTTGCTGGGAGAGGCCGATGCCAAGGCTCCTGAGGACGGTCCTACTCCTACCCCGCAACCGAGCTGA